The following proteins are encoded in a genomic region of Nicoliella spurrieriana:
- a CDS encoding KxYKxGKxW signal peptide domain-containing protein gives MFKKSNENKIHYRMYKSGKQWITVGIVTTILGVGAFSIDKQSVHADTNETQIVSDNNSVNTNNSTNKSSLSDSNVSSVSSISSVSSSEASVSITSMANSQGASSSADSFTTLNDSTGSSISLASSYASSKVDTTNDLLTNTIVNQNFHYNVPQGYSNDIQTILPHTNNNGVTDYYDIYYLNNPHPNQVLFSDQWYHVTTTNFKTFTPFDSANPTSVNNVAIPDPDYVDSKGNNDVEVAANNKDGIPWNYVATGSVIYNNGLLTRDEWGNPIDTNAKLAYFSTYTGVDQKIYLAYSNNDQQFHPYSSNQVIQKSDYGITAADFRDINVLRYNNKLIAYISGGWERKMYVLTSNDGLNWSYNPANDINLDDGHATEVETPIIKVINGQAFMFYSWHGGNSSGDTNDYRANGAIKGVIGSDGIFRLTSDSKPFVVDGSTYRGDTYAGNYTNIDPDTLININWSGSWIYSPLNTISGYSFTKHSGSFAMPRLVQYINGQLVYTTVEPNNSLIASYNLSNNVKNPILVGNNNKLDLSFADSNSDKVITLDRSNSKIKIKISNGKLTVNRYNDLKSLLTKKDTTPISLNNISKAELYIDNSTIELYLPEANKSYNIVNLNDIQNEPYKLTVNTDARVDNYEFNTNAPALTSDKINLVVKNMNAYVQNDISSVNSLNSIINSYYANRTKDADYDDLSGKASAAASGLSDAQSSLSLANSYASKADSLSSASDARADLYLALASSAYASASNAEDYATQDIMIANNSMAAKAPSAFTSVDNLNTINGRNVKFINGQQVNGKIITDQDGNAHYYDPINGNEVKNAFYANNGKTYYFDENGNMVKNQQLQINNYYYSFNQNGEALTGQQTINKQEYLFDSSGAQIRNQIVKNNSGHFYYYGSNGALVTKSRNINGQKLTIKKNGQITSSNKVLTLNDSITGRTVDYYIGKNGKAAGGVKQIGNLLYDFDKDGKSINGVFVLNSKNNVIGYRDAYGVTARNTYGHSFTNDDYYFFNKNGRPVIGNFTGNGVEQYYNKKGVLVVSAFLHYSGGRLKYADRNGTIAQNLLFEVNGKKYVAINDGYLLQNSKLTINGTWYSADKNGVLTKIKKPKDINTQPKQSV, from the coding sequence ATGTTTAAAAAATCGAACGAAAATAAAATTCATTATAGAATGTATAAGTCTGGTAAACAATGGATTACTGTTGGAATTGTTACCACTATATTAGGTGTAGGTGCGTTTTCAATTGATAAACAATCCGTACATGCTGATACTAATGAAACGCAAATTGTTAGTGATAATAACTCAGTTAATACTAATAATAGCACTAATAAATCCAGCTTATCTGATTCAAATGTGAGCAGCGTTAGTTCTATCAGTTCTGTATCTAGTTCTGAAGCTAGTGTTTCTATTACTAGTATGGCTAATTCACAAGGTGCTAGTAGTTCAGCTGATAGTTTTACTACTTTGAATGATAGTACTGGTTCATCAATTAGCTTAGCTAGTTCTTATGCTTCTTCTAAAGTGGACACCACTAACGATTTACTTACCAATACAATTGTTAATCAGAACTTTCATTATAATGTTCCACAGGGTTACTCTAATGATATTCAAACAATCTTACCCCATACGAATAACAATGGTGTTACTGACTACTACGATATTTATTATTTAAATAATCCCCATCCTAACCAGGTTTTATTTAGTGATCAATGGTACCATGTAACAACTACAAATTTTAAAACATTTACTCCTTTCGATAGTGCAAACCCCACTAGTGTTAACAATGTTGCAATTCCTGATCCTGACTATGTAGATTCAAAGGGCAATAATGATGTTGAGGTTGCAGCTAATAATAAGGATGGAATTCCTTGGAATTATGTTGCCACTGGTTCTGTTATTTATAATAACGGATTATTAACTCGTGATGAATGGGGAAATCCGATTGATACTAATGCTAAATTAGCTTATTTTTCGACCTATACAGGAGTAGATCAAAAAATTTATCTTGCATACAGTAATAATGATCAGCAATTTCATCCATATTCAAGCAATCAGGTAATTCAAAAGAGTGATTATGGAATTACTGCTGCTGATTTTAGAGATATTAATGTTCTTAGATACAATAATAAGTTAATTGCATACATATCTGGTGGTTGGGAAAGAAAAATGTATGTTTTGACTAGTAATGATGGTTTAAATTGGTCATATAATCCAGCTAATGATATTAATCTTGATGATGGACATGCAACGGAAGTGGAAACACCAATTATAAAGGTAATCAATGGTCAGGCATTTATGTTTTATTCTTGGCATGGTGGAAACAGTAGTGGTGATACTAATGATTATCGTGCAAATGGTGCCATTAAGGGTGTCATTGGTAGTGACGGAATTTTTAGATTAACTAGTGATAGTAAGCCGTTTGTTGTTGATGGATCTACTTACCGTGGTGATACCTATGCTGGTAATTACACGAATATTGATCCTGATACATTAATTAATATTAATTGGTCAGGGAGTTGGATTTATTCTCCATTGAATACGATTAGTGGGTATTCATTTACTAAGCATAGTGGTAGTTTTGCAATGCCACGTTTGGTGCAATATATCAATGGTCAGTTAGTTTATACTACGGTTGAACCTAACAATAGTTTGATTGCTAGTTATAATTTATCTAACAACGTTAAAAATCCCATTCTGGTTGGAAATAATAATAAATTGGATTTGTCGTTTGCTGATTCAAATTCAGATAAGGTTATTACATTGGATCGTTCTAATTCAAAAATTAAGATTAAAATTAGTAATGGAAAATTAACTGTAAACCGTTATAATGATTTAAAATCATTACTTACAAAAAAAGATACGACTCCAATTTCATTGAATAATATTTCAAAAGCTGAATTATATATTGATAATTCTACAATTGAGCTATATCTACCTGAAGCAAACAAATCATATAATATCGTTAACCTTAATGATATTCAAAATGAACCATATAAATTGACCGTGAATACTGACGCAAGGGTTGATAATTATGAATTTAATACTAATGCACCTGCACTAACTTCTGATAAAATTAATTTAGTTGTTAAAAATATGAATGCTTATGTTCAGAACGATATTAGTAGTGTAAATTCACTTAATAGTATTATTAATAGTTATTATGCTAATCGGACTAAGGATGCTGACTACGATGATCTTAGTGGGAAAGCTAGTGCTGCTGCTAGTGGTTTGAGTGATGCACAAAGTTCACTTTCATTAGCTAACAGTTATGCATCTAAAGCCGATTCATTATCTAGTGCCAGTGATGCCAGGGCTGATTTATATTTAGCATTAGCTAGTTCAGCATATGCTAGTGCTTCAAATGCTGAAGACTATGCAACTCAAGATATTATGATTGCTAACAATTCAATGGCTGCAAAGGCACCAAGTGCATTTACAAGTGTTGATAATTTAAATACGATAAATGGACGTAATGTTAAGTTTATCAATGGTCAACAGGTTAATGGTAAGATTATTACTGATCAAGATGGTAATGCACACTATTACGATCCGATTAATGGAAATGAAGTTAAGAATGCTTTTTATGCTAATAATGGAAAAACGTATTATTTTGATGAGAATGGTAACATGGTCAAGAACCAACAGTTGCAAATCAATAACTACTACTATTCATTTAATCAAAATGGTGAAGCATTAACCGGACAGCAAACAATTAATAAACAGGAATATCTCTTTGATAGTAGTGGGGCTCAGATTAGAAATCAAATTGTTAAGAATAATAGTGGTCATTTCTACTACTACGGTTCAAATGGAGCTTTAGTTACTAAAAGTAGAAATATAAACGGCCAAAAGCTAACAATTAAAAAGAATGGCCAAATCACAAGTAGTAATAAGGTACTAACGTTAAATGATTCGATTACAGGTAGAACTGTAGATTACTATATTGGGAAGAACGGGAAAGCAGCTGGTGGAGTTAAGCAAATTGGTAACCTACTCTATGATTTTGACAAAGATGGTAAATCAATTAATGGTGTTTTTGTATTGAATTCTAAAAATAATGTTATTGGTTATCGTGATGCTTATGGAGTAACTGCAAGAAATACTTATGGACATAGTTTTACAAATGATGACTACTATTTCTTTAATAAGAATGGAAGACCAGTTATTGGGAACTTCACTGGTAATGGAGTTGAACAATATTATAATAAAAAGGGTGTTTTAGTTGTTAGTGCATTCTTACATTACAGTGGTGGTCGTCTTAAGTATGCTGACCGAAATGGTACGATTGCTCAAAATCTATTATTTGAAGTTAATGGTAAAAAGTATGTAGCAATTAACGATGGATACTTATTACAAAATAGTAAGTTAACAATTAATGGAACTTGGTATTCTGCCGATAAGAATGGGGTATTAACGAAAATTAAGAAGCCTAAGGATATTAATACCCAGCCTAAGCAATCAGTTTAA